From the genome of Paralichthys olivaceus isolate ysfri-2021 chromosome 4, ASM2471397v2, whole genome shotgun sequence:
TACCTCTGCACTTTGGCATCTTCCTATATTAAGACCAGTCTAGTCGCATCAAGTCATTAGCTCGAGTAATCCACTTGTGGCTTGGTGCCTTGATTATGTGATCACATCGAGGGACTGAGCACTGAGACAGAATCAACACAGACCGGTGGAGCTGCACTCTGGAGATACAGCTTCATCCATGAAGCCTCTGTGGTGACTTACTGGCCCCTGATGCCATTCATCTCCCTACGATGACCGGTCTGACTGACGCCCTGCGCTTCTGGACCTGACCCTGGTGGACTGGTGGAGTATGAGACAGAGCAAATGGCTGTGTGAAAACTCGCTGACACACAGCACTGACAGACGAACAACTTGGGAACTGGTGCCGGAAGAGAGGGGGTGACCACGTAAGTAAATACATGCAGGATATCATATGTCATCATTATGGATTCTTTCTAGATTGATTTGGTCAGAATAAAGTCTGAAACATCTTAAAATGTATCTTCAAGGtttaaattattcttttaaaacttttcccCACGCTATTATTTTATGTCACAGCACCATTATTCTTTGGGGTAATTAATTTATCATTCATAGAACAGTGTTTTGGTCTGAAACCCGTCTGAGTAGACGAGCTGTGTGGGTTTAAGAAGGCCAAAACCAACACAGCCAAAGAAAGTTATCTGCAAACACACTTGAATAAAATCTACATTAGGTTTGTAACTTGTAAACAGTAATTTAGGTATCATTTATTTACCCTAAACAACAAAGggatattttaaaatacagtttccATATTTGAAATCCATCATTTAATCAAAATAACTGCAGGTCATGATGACTGTTTCCCGCCTCCTCGCTTTCATTGATAGCTTAATGTAAGCCTTCGTAGAATTCATACAAAAACAGTCCCCTGCTCCGGGATTGAGGCCACTGAGGTCAGGAGAGAACCACCAGTTAACAAGATTAAAAGTGCACAAAGTCGTATGTCCTCCAGCTTTACCTGTCCTGCTGCCACACTCAACCTTCCCCTCCGTGAGTGAGAGACGCCAGATCTATTTACGAATGTGTGAATGAGTAGAGAACCTGTATCTCAATCAGTAAACGTACTCAGATTTTATATATCTATCATATTAAGGTCATACTCTGATTTGTGATTTCAaatctgtttggtgttttgaacAGGAACAGTCATGGGATGTGGCGTCACAAAGTCCGACCACTTCCACAAACACTCTGGAAAAGGTAACTGTCATCCTGCAGACTGATTTAATGGCACTCGGTGCAGCGTAAAcatccgccaaggcccaacagtccccttaaaatcAACCTGCATCACATTCCACACACttacagtgtaaacagtgtTTTGTCATTAATGAATTAGTCTCTTAGAAATAGATTTCTGCATCCGgcctcctgatctggatctgaacCAAAATTTAACAGTTTCTTTCCAGCAATTCTTTCCAACGATATTCCGTGAGAGGCATCATATCTGTAATCTCCCTCTTACGTGAGTCGTATTAATGCatcttctctttgtctgtctgttctgcTGCTTGCAGCCGTCACAAGTAAGCCACGCCGGTCTTCActtgtttattgtgttgttgttgttaacacaaacatttcaagggactttgggggccCCAGGCAAAAGGGACCCAATAGGGGCCCAATATCGAAACAAACCTAACCAGCCCCAAGAAACACATGATAACAAACCACATCATTCCAATCTTCAAACTAGTCTTTTATCATTACAATTATGAACAAATCGCAGACTGTACATGTAGTAGAGTTGTAAAGTTTTAGTCCCACACACTAAACTAAAACTGACTAAATCATcaacagcagaaagaaaacccCATGAGACACATTTCCCTTTGATGCATTAAtttaaagaacattttgaaaacctCTTCTGATCACCATCTGTCTCCTCCAGCTATAAGAGCTGCAGTGCTGATCCAGCGATGGTACCGTCAGTATGTAGCCCGCACGGAGATGAGACGCAGATACACCTGGCACATCTTCCAGTCCATCGAATACTCCGGAGAACAGGCCCAGATAAAGGTGTCAAGCTGTCAGAGAGGATGAGTGTTATTCTCTGAGTTTCTTTTTGCATAATGAGAAAAGCACAAACTCaactctcttctcttctttttcgtCCGCAGCTTTATAATTTCCTCGGCTACCTCATGGACAATTTCACACCATCAAGCAATGAGCGTAAGATTTCACATGAATGGAGTCACTGTATCTCTCGGGGAATTTCCTTGTGTAAAACTGAATCTCATGAGTTCGACCTGTTGTCTTCCAGGAAATCTGATCTCGCACATCTTCAGAGAGAACGATGTTTGTCGGGACGCAGAGTGGGAGAGATACTTCTGCTACAAGAACATCGAGGTGCCAGAGATCTACTCAGGACCtcatctcttcttccctctgACGGTGGAGCAGGCGGTCGGGCTGGTGGAGGCCTTCAGGAACAAGAAGGTGCACGGCAGAACAGTGTTTCCAACCTGCCTGGGGCATGATGACTCAGATTAGTTTATCACTGTGATGTGTAGAATTGATTTGAACGCATCTTTTAAAGTGTATTGGACCTTTGAGGCAGATACTGATGTTGGTTTTGGGATTTTGAGAGAATTCAGTTTATTCAATTTATCAGCTAATTGTATTTTTCTAAACATAAGCAGTCTCGATAAAGATCCTTTAGATTAAAAGAGCATGGTACAAGTACACACTAAGAGGAAATGCTTGCAGCTGAAATACTAACTTATCAGTGGACAAACTATGCAACTGTGACCCTGACTCTAAATGAGCTTAAAGCTATTTGTGCTTCTGTACTGTGAGGAGTTACTCAAACATTGTTTTCAAAGTTCTCCAACAGACATAGCACGACACAATGAGCTTGCGTGACGACAGCAGTTATCAGTCACTGCAGTACGATGCAGGTTTTATGTGTTTCTCTGAGCCTGAAACTTCTCCCTGACAAGTCTCTCTCTCAGTAGCAGCTGCACTCGCGCTACGTCCTCCAGCTCCTGGTCGAGACCTGGAAACGGCTCCGCATGTTGCCAAATATCAATCGAATCTCCACCTGTCAGAGTAAAGAAATCACTATTTGTGGTGAGCGGAAAGAAATCACTGTTATGTTTTTCAAAGATGAATTCATGCCTTTTAATGATGTTGTTTGTGAGAGATGATTATGAGGGGAAGGTGATTGGGGAGAATATGCAAAGGAATTTGTGATTACTTGATCTTAAACCGCTGAAACAAGTAGTAGCAAACAAATCCAATATAATCCTAACTAAACTAAAGTAATGTATTACTATATGCAAACTGAATGCAATGTTTTCTCTGATTTACAAACCAGTTGTAGAAAATGTGATCATTTGTTGCAGAGTTTAAATCCTTGAGGAACCACCACATCCCAACAGATTGTAGGAGCATAATTGCTGAATGAATTAAGAGTGGACATTTTGGTTGTAGTAGTTAAAACACATCCAGACAGATTATGACCTGTGTTTGTTCACTTCACTACAGGTGACCTGCACGGCCAACTGGAGGACCTGCTGCTGATTTTCTACAAGGTTGGAACCTTGTctttttaatcttaaaatgtcatctgtttgaatgaatgaatgctgatgttgaaatggaaaaaagcagcaaattctTACATTTATTCACCAATGATCAAACTTGTTGCTGATTATCCATGTGTGTTGATCAACTGACTGAAGAATCACATAATAATTCCGTCCCTTCTAAACTTACATTTTTGGTGTAAAGGGCATTTGGCTGCAACATGCtgtgtttatttcacatctGGATGCCAGATTGACCGTCTGCTGTTGTCAATGTTACAGAATGGCATGCCGTCCTTGGAGAAGCCCTACTTGTTTAACGGAGACTTTGTAGACCGAGGCAAAGACTCCATCGAGATCCTTCTGATCCTGTTTTCATTCCTGCTCGTCTACCCCAGTGACGTCTACCTCAACAGAGGAAACCACGAGGACCATATAGTCAATCTGAGGTAAAACAAATATACGTATTAACCTGAGGGACCAAGTGAAGTCAAATGCTAAATATGTCAACTGCCCACATGCCGTGCCTTAACAAATTCATGATCAAAGAATAACAAATACACTGATATTGAACGTGTACCTTCTGTTTCTTTGGCTGGCTCAGATACGGCTTCACAAAGGAGGTGTTGACTAAATACAAGGTAGGTTTATCACATAATCCTGCAAATTTACATATCTCTAAACAcaccttttcttttgtttactgCTCCACGTTCAAACTATCGCATGGAGCCACAACGTGTCCTTAACCCTGTTATCTTTAGAGCAGCAAGTTTTATCACCTTAGCCTACACACTCCCACTAAGGCCTGATAAAGGCCGGGACTTCCTTCCCAGTACAACACCAGTCACTCCTCCTGGCAGGTAAGAGGATTTGAGGTCATTAGACCTGGTGACTGCTGGGCATCTGACACTGTTCAGGGCGTCTCATCTTTCAAAGAGGTCGAGGTTTTCCAAAGACACAGAAAGGAAACTACTGTTCAGCTTGAATCCCTGAGCACTGTCAGCGGTGACTTTGGTTTAAAGACACTCGACAGGGATCGATCTCACAAGCTAAAACAGCTTCTTTATATAGAGACCGAACCTGCAACACTGAAACtcactgaaaatcaaacaagTAAAAAATATCCAGGAAAcagattgtttaaaaaaaaaggttacatcaactttaattaaattatcactatagataaataaagtaaacaCAACAAAGATTGATTGGTTCACAGgactattttgtttttttagaaacCAGCATTTTAAGTCAGTGACATTAAGATAAAGGGTTATACTGTCCAAACACTTTTAACTATTTTAAAATCATCCTTCATTTAGAAAAGCTTCTAAGATCAATACAGagcatttaaaaatgtcaacaaagaaaaaaaaggaagatgaatgtactcatctcttcctctcctgtgtTTCTCTTCAGTTGCACGGCAAACggatcctgaagctgctgcagaagatCTTCAGCTGGTTGCCATTAGCGACAGTGATCGACCAGAAGGTTCTGGTTCTTCATGGAGGAATCTCCGACACCACAGATCTCGGCGTCCTCACCAGAGTGGACCGGCACAATGTGAGGGAACAGAGCGCAGAGCAGTGATAAACTCTTTCATCGATACAGACACACTTCCATTCATGTTCATGTCCTGATGTTTTCCCTGAAGCCGGGTTCTCCTGTGTTTGTCCCAGTATGTTTCAGCACTGAGGCCTCCAAAGAAGAGGTACTTCAGCTCAACGCAGACGTCTATCGACTCGGACGTGGACTTGGATGTCTTGGGCAACAACAAGTACTTCCAGCGTCGGGCCTCCTTCATCTATCCCAAACCTCTGGGAACCCGGGAAAGCTTCCAGAACCGCTCGCTGCAGGACTTCTCTGACCGGATCAAAGGGAAAGTGGAGGACGAGCTGGAGATTCGCAAGAGGAAACAATCCGTCTTCATCAACAGATCCACAGAAAAAGAGACGACACTGACTGTGTCCACTGAGTCTGTCAACAGTGACAACGCCAGAGAAGAATGGAAACAGGTGATGAGTGAATATTGACCA
Proteins encoded in this window:
- the ppef2a gene encoding serine/threonine-protein phosphatase with EF-hands 2; amino-acid sequence: MGCGVTKSDHFHKHSGKAVTTIRAAVLIQRWYRQYVARTEMRRRYTWHIFQSIEYSGEQAQIKLYNFLGYLMDNFTPSSNERNLISHIFRENDVCRDAEWERYFCYKNIEVPEIYSGPHLFFPLTVEQAVGLVEAFRNKKQLHSRYVLQLLVETWKRLRMLPNINRISTCQSKEITICGDLHGQLEDLLLIFYKNGMPSLEKPYLFNGDFVDRGKDSIEILLILFSFLLVYPSDVYLNRGNHEDHIVNLRYGFTKEVLTKYKLHGKRILKLLQKIFSWLPLATVIDQKVLVLHGGISDTTDLGVLTRVDRHNYVSALRPPKKRYFSSTQTSIDSDVDLDVLGNNKYFQRRASFIYPKPLGTRESFQNRSLQDFSDRIKGKVEDELEIRKRKQSVFINRSTEKETTLTVSTESVNSDNAREEWKQILDLLWSDPMTQDGCMPNEVRGGGCYWGPDVTEDFLSKHNLQLIIRSHECKQEGYEFCHNRKILTLFSASNYYDVGSNRGAYVKLGPDLVPYMIQYQATSMTRELTVRQSVGRTERSALKVLREQLFAHKSDLICAFKKFDRDNTGLVSLNDWATAVESVMHLGLPWRMMRGQLVTCKTSDGTVDYHEWFNELAIKGPNTDHIDQSLLETLYRHRSTLETIFRIVDTDNSGFITIEDFRQTWKLLSVYLKMEITEEAISDLSVTIDSNQDGSIDIDEFMEAFRLTDKKSRLERGRSMFMGTATDLTKLEEDPNI